From the Brachyhypopomus gauderio isolate BG-103 chromosome 5, BGAUD_0.2, whole genome shotgun sequence genome, one window contains:
- the LOC143514253 gene encoding UPF0606 protein KIAA1549 isoform X4 — MLSSAGASAGARMEASRRLLGCCALLLLTVMLVSIAMTSPPMSAELLSSLYKRALGDFPAKSPSPAASSSSSSSQRSESPRRRAHAPSGAKHPGRSSRHDNTVGIVPTPSLGADGGSSNLGDGAHGIHLLLRPPDLLTPSQMPPLHGHSPPTPAPPTLVIPDDLFPAPSAEVDWGSGDYLETLTFMGSEGEEFSLVTALPTHGYDPYDSDVDFDAGVSYNTAFPSRPIPTLSSRLLLPSVTVGFGTSLRTAHPTEPHPPRVADSAQDSNMNDDLDFDWGELYPIEPTEMLLPDMNSMEYYNTLQAKENAGAVGNRTHPAHPHIAPTRTHAAGPTRTLAPSMATGPVEVLDREDSPLPVPAVTPTPPQKATTPPATPPSSTDHQQPPRPPSFPGKESPHPPSPRPKAGGARPMVPSGQGPPGISHGPDIQAVTLKPPSPPKLHTTSKPITTTITTTTTTTLADKPLTPQTPRIPLSIAPRQYVCNITKPDMYLVRVGMPSTASVSFAKAHVREILRREYNRSVELQVLKAPPNFVFRAVSGPLVYTAVSIINALRQSARSTSSSAILAVMPIYAVPDHKYHVHSVLQFVPNHVDVRVCTFSERVERGLFMAYTEVRRRLQENGNFTVHIFNITISMVKAQRQQKTPVDVTFAIRDSHGYLKGADVSTHLRQLNVVEFSFYLGFPALQIAEPFHYPELNVSHLLRSSWVKTVLLGVLDQRVNERTFQAKMERRLAVLVGEGLGLGGSRRWRRATTVGNNSVQIVRASRLDGTDNPLELVYFVEGGSGERLLAQVTAAMLNRLNVQRAAIVLGYRVHGPLATPVEKLTLPPSETQPSNVWLIVGVVVPVLVVILIIIILYWKLCRSEKLEFQPDAMSTIQQRQKLQAPSVKGFDFAKLHLGQHSKDDIMVIQEPAPLAPPTKEATPSEGGELNTPKSKSSSTKASRATRRRGRLSPSDGDSLDSEASSGRESAEESTRPAVTPSDSKPHHRKSKHAKNKLGAATGSGVDEQLSSSSIFEHVDRLSRGSSDGTRRVSNKIQLIAMQPMPSPPSHSHNQSLSPALTERVTDGGKVNTEIQVALRHKSEIEHHRNKIRLRAKRKGHYEFPSMEDIMAVFGENSEQHRVYQQAHEQIHKILHPGAQSPSPSGETHRSSRGRRSPRQRHRQNLSGTSSLTDKDRLITDGDATYRKYPGVNNVAYVSDADQLPDVGSPSPTDEVFVDPGSPPPGPAPIPPSYVPPQPTIEEARQQMHSLLDDAFALVSPTSQGSSAPLTLTGVTAITGVGGVSPGPTSSPPPRPVRQWGSSSYPAAPAHSPFAARYAELGMSPTSVQCLMQRQALGSGYLVSGELQSDPGYSSRGQYGEDLPSSSRPRPVGGSAGAQLHQLTQVGLSSRISMYPGVGRSVSGPSGSSWTQYRTDEEVSRPGANRETMPRTSLRDSPTPTAVYAAPEESPPLPHSSASLIKAIREELQRLSQKQAAVVASYHS; from the exons ATGCTGAGCTCAGCCGGCGCAAGCGCAGGTGCGAGGATGGAAGCCTCGCGGCGTCTGCTCGGTTGCTGCGCGCTCCTTCTCTTGACGGTGATGCTGGTTTCCATAGCGATGACAAGCCCACCTATGTCAG CGGAGCTCCTGTCCAGTCTGTACAAACGGGCCCTTGGCGACTTCCCTGCGAAGTCACCCTCACCTGcagcttcatcatcatcatcctcatcgcAGCGCTCCGAGAGTCCCAGACGCCGAGCTCATGCGCCGTCGGGTGCCAAGCATCCTGGTCGCTCTAGTCGCCATGACAACACCGTCGGCATAGTTCCCACCCCATCGCTCGGTGCCGATGGCGGGTCCAGTAACCTAGGAGATGGCGCACATGGCATCCACCTGTTGTTACGTCCACCGGACCTTCTGACACCCAGTCAGATGCCCCCTCTCCATGGCCACAGCCCACCTACACCGGCCCCTCCCACACTCGTCATACCTGACGACCTGTTCCCTGCTCCCTCTGCAGAGGTGGACTGGGGTTCTGGAGACTACCTGGAGACACTGACATTCATGGGCTCGGAAGGGGAGGAGTTTTCTCTGGTTACCGCCCTTCCCACACATGGATACGACCCATACGACTCTGACGTCGACTTCGACGCCGGTGTGAGCTACAACACTGCCTTCCCCTCTCGGCCCATTCCAACACTGTCCTCCAGACTCCTCCTCCCCAGCGTAACCGTGGGATTTGGCACAAGCCTAAGGACGGCCCACCCCACTGAGCCACACCCCCCTCGTGTCGCTGACTCCGCCCAGGACAGCAACATGAATGACGATTTGGATTTTGACTGGGGGGAGCTCTACCCTATCGAGCCCACTGAGATGCTGCTTCCAGATATGAACAGTATGGAGTATTACAACACCCTGCAGGCCAAAGAGAACGCCGGTGCTGTGGGTAACCGCACACACCCCGCTCACCCCCACATCGCCCCCACCCGCACACACGCCGCAGGCCCCACACGCACTCTCGCTCCCTCCATGGCCACCGGCCCCGTGGAAGTCCTGGACCGAGAAGACAGTCCTCTTCCCGTCCCAGCAGtgacacccaccccaccacagAAAGCAACAACGCCACCCgcaacaccaccctcctctacagACCACCAGCAGCCTCCTAGACCTCCCTCATTCCCAGGGAAGGAGTCTCCTCACCCGCCTTCGCCCCGTCCTAAAGCGGGCGGTGCCCGACCCATGGTGCCTTCAGGGCAGGGCCCACCAGGCATCTCCCATGGCCCGGACATCCAGGCAGTCACACTGAAACCACCCTCTCCTCCCAAACTCCATACAACCAGCAAACCCATTACCACCACCATAACTACAACTACCACAACCACTCTCGCTGACAAACCTTTAACTCCTCAAACTCCCAGAATCCCTCTCTCCATTGCACCCAGACAGTATGTCTGCAACATAACGAAGCCGGACATGTACCTGGTCCGAGTGG GAATGCCCAGTACAGCTTCTGTGTCGTTTGCTAAGGCTCATGTAAGAGAAATTCTTAGGCGAGAGTACAACCGCTCAGTAGAACTACAG GTCCTCAAAGCCCCGCCCAATTTCGTCTTCCGGGCAGTGTCTGGTCCACTGGTATACACAGCAGTGTCAATCATTAATGCCCTCCGCCAATCAGCACGCAGTACCTCCTCCTCTGCCATTCTTGCAGTCATGCCTATATATGCAGTGCCGGATCACAAGTACCACGTACACTCAG TGCTACAGTTTGTGCCGAATCACGTGGACGTGCGCGTGTGCACGTTTAGCGagcgggtggagaggggactgTTCATGGCCTACACGGAAGTGCGCAGGAGACTCCAGGAAAACGGAAACTTCACTGTGCAC ATCTTTAACATCACCATCAGCATGGTGAAAGCCCAACGGCAGCAGAAGACTCCAGTAGACGTCACCTTCGCTATCCGCGACTCCCACGGCTACCTCAAGGGGGCAGATGTCAGCACGCACCTGCGGCAGCTCAACGTGGTGGAGTTCAGCTTCTACCTGGGCTTCCCTGCCCTGCAAATCGCAGAGC CTTTCCATTACCCAGAACTCAATGTATCCCATCTGTTAAGATCCTCCTGGGTCAAAACGG TGTTACTGGGTGTGTTAGATCAGCGTGTGAATGAAAGGACGTTCCAGGCTAAGATGGAGAGGCGATTGGCTGTcttggtgggggaggggcttggctTAGGTGGCAGCCGGCGCTGGAGACGTGCCACTACTGTGGGCAACAACAGCGTGcag atcGTGCGAGCTTCGCGTTTGGACGGGACCGATAACCCTCTGGAGCTGGTGTATTTCGTAGAGGGGGGGTCAGGGGAGAGGCTGTTGGCTCAGGTCACGGCCGCGATGCTCAACAGGCTGAACGTGCAGAGGGCGGCCATTGTGCTGGGCTACCGTGTGCATGGACCACTGGCCACAC cGGTGGAGAAGCTGACCCTGCCCCCTTCGGAGACGCAGCCTAGTAACGTGTGGTTgatagtgggggtggtggtcCCTGTACTGGTagtcatcctcatcatcatcatcctgtaCTGGAAACTGTGTCGCTCAGAGAAACTGGAGTTCCAGCCAGACGCCATGAGCACCATTCAACAGAGACAGAAG ctccaaGCTCCCAGTGTAAAAGGTTTTGACTTTGCAAAGCTCCACTTGGGGCAGCACAGTAAGGATGATATAATGGTGATCCAAGAGCCCGCCCCTTTAGCACCACCTACCAAAGAGGCCACGCCCTCTGAAGGTGGAGAACTGAACACACCCAAGTCGAAGAGTTCCTCCACTAAAGCATCACGTGCAACTCGACGGAGGGGCAG attgTCTCCATCTGATGGTGACTCATTGGACAGTGAGGCCTCCAGTGGCAGAGAATCAGCAGAGGAGAGTACCAGACCTGCAGTCACACCCAGCGACAGCAAACCTCACCACCGCAAGAGCAAgcatg CCAAGAACAAACTTG GTGCAGCAACAGGCAGTGGAGTTGACGAACAATTATCTTCCTCCTCCATATTTGAGCATGTGGATCGCCTGTCTCGAGGTTCGTCGGATGGAACACGACGAGTGTCCAATAAGATCCAACTAATTGCCATGCAGCCCATGCCGAGCCCGCCCTCTCATTCGCATAACCAATCCCTAAGCCCCGCCCTCACCGAACGGGTGACAGATGGAGGCAAAGTTAACACAGAG ATCCAGGTTGCTCTGAGGCACAAGTCCGAGATCGAGCACCACCGCAATAAGATCCGTCTGCGGGCCAAGAGGAAAGGCCACTACGAGTTCCCCTCCATGGAGGACATCATGGCGGTGTTCGGGGAGAACTCGGAGCAGCACAGGGTGTACCAGCAGGCCCACGAGCAGATCCATAAGATCCTTCACCCCGGCGCACAGTCACCGTCCCCCAGCGGAGAGACGCACAGGAG ctcCAGAGGCAGGCGTTCCCCTCGACAGCGGCACAGGCAGAACCTTAGTGGCACAAGCAGTCTGACCGATAAGGACCGTCTCATCACGGATGGTGACGCCACCTACAGGAAGTACCCGGGAGTCAACAACGTGGCCTACGTG tCTGATGCAGACCAACTTCCTGATGTtggtagcccctcccccactgacGAGGTATTCGTTGACCCTGGGTCTCCACCTCCTGGACCTGCCCCTATTCCGCCCAGTTACGTCCCACCTCAGCCAACCATTGAAGAGGCACGCCAGCAAATGCACTCCCTATTGGATGACGCCTTTGCCTTGGTCTCGCCCACCTCACAAGGGAGCTCTGCTCCTCTGACGCTCACTGGGGTTACAGCAATCACTGGAGTAGGAGGAGTCAGTCCTGGTCCGACCTCCAGCCCGCCCCCGCGCCCTGTCCGCCAATGGGGCTCCTCGTCTTACCCAGCTGCCCCTGCTCACAGCCCTTTTGCCGCA AGGTATGCAGAGTTAGGAATGTCCCCTACATCTGTCCAGTGCTTAATGCAAAG GCAGGCACTGGGCTCTGGGTATCTTGTCTCTGGGGAGCTGCAGTCTGACCCTGGGtactccagcagggggcagtatgGAGAAGACCTGCCTTCTTCTTCACGGCCacgaccagtagggggcagcGCAG gcgcgCAGTTGCATCAGCTGACGCAGGTGGGCTTGTCAAGTCGGATCAGCATGTACCCAGGAGTGGGGCGCAGTGTGTCTGGTCCCTCGGGATCCAGCTGGACCCAGTACCGCACAGATGAAGAGGTCTCCAGGCCCGGAGCCAACCGCGAGACT ATGCCTCGGACGTCCCTGAGAGACTCTCCCACCCCCACGGCGGTCTACGCCGCCCCTGAAGAGTCGCCTCCACTCCCGCACTCCTCCGCCTCCCTCATCAAGGCCATCAGGGAGGAGCTCCAGAGACTGTCTCAGAAGCAGGCTGCCGTCGTGGCCAGCTACCACAGCTGA
- the LOC143514253 gene encoding UPF0606 protein KIAA1549 isoform X3: MLSSAGASAGARMEASRRLLGCCALLLLTVMLVSIAMTSPPMSAELLSSLYKRALGDFPAKSPSPAASSSSSSSQRSESPRRRAHAPSGAKHPGRSSRHDNTVGIVPTPSLGADGGSSNLGDGAHGIHLLLRPPDLLTPSQMPPLHGHSPPTPAPPTLVIPDDLFPAPSAEVDWGSGDYLETLTFMGSEGEEFSLVTALPTHGYDPYDSDVDFDAGVSYNTAFPSRPIPTLSSRLLLPSVTVGFGTSLRTAHPTEPHPPRVADSAQDSNMNDDLDFDWGELYPIEPTEMLLPDMNSMEYYNTLQAKENAGAVGNRTHPAHPHIAPTRTHAAGPTRTLAPSMATGPVEVLDREDSPLPVPAVTPTPPQKATTPPATPPSSTDHQQPPRPPSFPGKESPHPPSPRPKAGGARPMVPSGQGPPGISHGPDIQAVTLKPPSPPKLHTTSKPITTTITTTTTTTLADKPLTPQTPRIPLSIAPRQYVCNITKPDMYLVRVGMPSTASVSFAKAHVREILRREYNRSVELQVLKAPPNFVFRAVSGPLVYTAVSIINALRQSARSTSSSAILAVMPIYAVPDHKYHVHSVLQFVPNHVDVRVCTFSERVERGLFMAYTEVRRRLQENGNFTVHIFNITISMVKAQRQQKTPVDVTFAIRDSHGYLKGADVSTHLRQLNVVEFSFYLGFPALQIAEPFHYPELNVSHLLRSSWVKTVLLGVLDQRVNERTFQAKMERRLAVLVGEGLGLGGSRRWRRATTVGNNSVQIVRASRLDGTDNPLELVYFVEGGSGERLLAQVTAAMLNRLNVQRAAIVLGYRVHGPLATPVEKLTLPPSETQPSNVWLIVGVVVPVLVVILIIIILYWKLCRSEKLEFQPDAMSTIQQRQKLQAPSVKGFDFAKLHLGQHSKDDIMVIQEPAPLAPPTKEATPSEGGELNTPKSKSSSTKASRATRRRGSEASSGRESAEESTRPAVTPSDSKPHHRKSKHAKNKLGAATGSGVDEQLSSSSIFEHVDRLSRGSSDGTRRVSNKIQLIAMQPMPSPPSHSHNQSLSPALTERVTDGGKVNTEIQVALRHKSEIEHHRNKIRLRAKRKGHYEFPSMEDIMAVFGENSEQHRVYQQAHEQIHKILHPGAQSPSPSGETHRSSRGRRSPRQRHRQNLSGTSSLTDKDRLITDGDATYRKYPGVNNVAYVSDADQLPDVGSPSPTDEVFVDPGSPPPGPAPIPPSYVPPQPTIEEARQQMHSLLDDAFALVSPTSQGSSAPLTLTGVTAITGVGGVSPGPTSSPPPRPVRQWGSSSYPAAPAHSPFAARYAELGMSPTSVQCLMQRQALGSGYLVSGELQSDPGYSSRGQYGEDLPSSSRPRPVGGSAGAQLHQLTQVGLSSRISMYPGVGRSVSGPSGSSWTQYRTDEEVSRPGANRETQILPFPEYSSSPVFQMPRTSLRDSPTPTAVYAAPEESPPLPHSSASLIKAIREELQRLSQKQAAVVASYHS; encoded by the exons ATGCTGAGCTCAGCCGGCGCAAGCGCAGGTGCGAGGATGGAAGCCTCGCGGCGTCTGCTCGGTTGCTGCGCGCTCCTTCTCTTGACGGTGATGCTGGTTTCCATAGCGATGACAAGCCCACCTATGTCAG CGGAGCTCCTGTCCAGTCTGTACAAACGGGCCCTTGGCGACTTCCCTGCGAAGTCACCCTCACCTGcagcttcatcatcatcatcctcatcgcAGCGCTCCGAGAGTCCCAGACGCCGAGCTCATGCGCCGTCGGGTGCCAAGCATCCTGGTCGCTCTAGTCGCCATGACAACACCGTCGGCATAGTTCCCACCCCATCGCTCGGTGCCGATGGCGGGTCCAGTAACCTAGGAGATGGCGCACATGGCATCCACCTGTTGTTACGTCCACCGGACCTTCTGACACCCAGTCAGATGCCCCCTCTCCATGGCCACAGCCCACCTACACCGGCCCCTCCCACACTCGTCATACCTGACGACCTGTTCCCTGCTCCCTCTGCAGAGGTGGACTGGGGTTCTGGAGACTACCTGGAGACACTGACATTCATGGGCTCGGAAGGGGAGGAGTTTTCTCTGGTTACCGCCCTTCCCACACATGGATACGACCCATACGACTCTGACGTCGACTTCGACGCCGGTGTGAGCTACAACACTGCCTTCCCCTCTCGGCCCATTCCAACACTGTCCTCCAGACTCCTCCTCCCCAGCGTAACCGTGGGATTTGGCACAAGCCTAAGGACGGCCCACCCCACTGAGCCACACCCCCCTCGTGTCGCTGACTCCGCCCAGGACAGCAACATGAATGACGATTTGGATTTTGACTGGGGGGAGCTCTACCCTATCGAGCCCACTGAGATGCTGCTTCCAGATATGAACAGTATGGAGTATTACAACACCCTGCAGGCCAAAGAGAACGCCGGTGCTGTGGGTAACCGCACACACCCCGCTCACCCCCACATCGCCCCCACCCGCACACACGCCGCAGGCCCCACACGCACTCTCGCTCCCTCCATGGCCACCGGCCCCGTGGAAGTCCTGGACCGAGAAGACAGTCCTCTTCCCGTCCCAGCAGtgacacccaccccaccacagAAAGCAACAACGCCACCCgcaacaccaccctcctctacagACCACCAGCAGCCTCCTAGACCTCCCTCATTCCCAGGGAAGGAGTCTCCTCACCCGCCTTCGCCCCGTCCTAAAGCGGGCGGTGCCCGACCCATGGTGCCTTCAGGGCAGGGCCCACCAGGCATCTCCCATGGCCCGGACATCCAGGCAGTCACACTGAAACCACCCTCTCCTCCCAAACTCCATACAACCAGCAAACCCATTACCACCACCATAACTACAACTACCACAACCACTCTCGCTGACAAACCTTTAACTCCTCAAACTCCCAGAATCCCTCTCTCCATTGCACCCAGACAGTATGTCTGCAACATAACGAAGCCGGACATGTACCTGGTCCGAGTGG GAATGCCCAGTACAGCTTCTGTGTCGTTTGCTAAGGCTCATGTAAGAGAAATTCTTAGGCGAGAGTACAACCGCTCAGTAGAACTACAG GTCCTCAAAGCCCCGCCCAATTTCGTCTTCCGGGCAGTGTCTGGTCCACTGGTATACACAGCAGTGTCAATCATTAATGCCCTCCGCCAATCAGCACGCAGTACCTCCTCCTCTGCCATTCTTGCAGTCATGCCTATATATGCAGTGCCGGATCACAAGTACCACGTACACTCAG TGCTACAGTTTGTGCCGAATCACGTGGACGTGCGCGTGTGCACGTTTAGCGagcgggtggagaggggactgTTCATGGCCTACACGGAAGTGCGCAGGAGACTCCAGGAAAACGGAAACTTCACTGTGCAC ATCTTTAACATCACCATCAGCATGGTGAAAGCCCAACGGCAGCAGAAGACTCCAGTAGACGTCACCTTCGCTATCCGCGACTCCCACGGCTACCTCAAGGGGGCAGATGTCAGCACGCACCTGCGGCAGCTCAACGTGGTGGAGTTCAGCTTCTACCTGGGCTTCCCTGCCCTGCAAATCGCAGAGC CTTTCCATTACCCAGAACTCAATGTATCCCATCTGTTAAGATCCTCCTGGGTCAAAACGG TGTTACTGGGTGTGTTAGATCAGCGTGTGAATGAAAGGACGTTCCAGGCTAAGATGGAGAGGCGATTGGCTGTcttggtgggggaggggcttggctTAGGTGGCAGCCGGCGCTGGAGACGTGCCACTACTGTGGGCAACAACAGCGTGcag atcGTGCGAGCTTCGCGTTTGGACGGGACCGATAACCCTCTGGAGCTGGTGTATTTCGTAGAGGGGGGGTCAGGGGAGAGGCTGTTGGCTCAGGTCACGGCCGCGATGCTCAACAGGCTGAACGTGCAGAGGGCGGCCATTGTGCTGGGCTACCGTGTGCATGGACCACTGGCCACAC cGGTGGAGAAGCTGACCCTGCCCCCTTCGGAGACGCAGCCTAGTAACGTGTGGTTgatagtgggggtggtggtcCCTGTACTGGTagtcatcctcatcatcatcatcctgtaCTGGAAACTGTGTCGCTCAGAGAAACTGGAGTTCCAGCCAGACGCCATGAGCACCATTCAACAGAGACAGAAG ctccaaGCTCCCAGTGTAAAAGGTTTTGACTTTGCAAAGCTCCACTTGGGGCAGCACAGTAAGGATGATATAATGGTGATCCAAGAGCCCGCCCCTTTAGCACCACCTACCAAAGAGGCCACGCCCTCTGAAGGTGGAGAACTGAACACACCCAAGTCGAAGAGTTCCTCCACTAAAGCATCACGTGCAACTCGACGGAGGGGCAG TGAGGCCTCCAGTGGCAGAGAATCAGCAGAGGAGAGTACCAGACCTGCAGTCACACCCAGCGACAGCAAACCTCACCACCGCAAGAGCAAgcatg CCAAGAACAAACTTG GTGCAGCAACAGGCAGTGGAGTTGACGAACAATTATCTTCCTCCTCCATATTTGAGCATGTGGATCGCCTGTCTCGAGGTTCGTCGGATGGAACACGACGAGTGTCCAATAAGATCCAACTAATTGCCATGCAGCCCATGCCGAGCCCGCCCTCTCATTCGCATAACCAATCCCTAAGCCCCGCCCTCACCGAACGGGTGACAGATGGAGGCAAAGTTAACACAGAG ATCCAGGTTGCTCTGAGGCACAAGTCCGAGATCGAGCACCACCGCAATAAGATCCGTCTGCGGGCCAAGAGGAAAGGCCACTACGAGTTCCCCTCCATGGAGGACATCATGGCGGTGTTCGGGGAGAACTCGGAGCAGCACAGGGTGTACCAGCAGGCCCACGAGCAGATCCATAAGATCCTTCACCCCGGCGCACAGTCACCGTCCCCCAGCGGAGAGACGCACAGGAG ctcCAGAGGCAGGCGTTCCCCTCGACAGCGGCACAGGCAGAACCTTAGTGGCACAAGCAGTCTGACCGATAAGGACCGTCTCATCACGGATGGTGACGCCACCTACAGGAAGTACCCGGGAGTCAACAACGTGGCCTACGTG tCTGATGCAGACCAACTTCCTGATGTtggtagcccctcccccactgacGAGGTATTCGTTGACCCTGGGTCTCCACCTCCTGGACCTGCCCCTATTCCGCCCAGTTACGTCCCACCTCAGCCAACCATTGAAGAGGCACGCCAGCAAATGCACTCCCTATTGGATGACGCCTTTGCCTTGGTCTCGCCCACCTCACAAGGGAGCTCTGCTCCTCTGACGCTCACTGGGGTTACAGCAATCACTGGAGTAGGAGGAGTCAGTCCTGGTCCGACCTCCAGCCCGCCCCCGCGCCCTGTCCGCCAATGGGGCTCCTCGTCTTACCCAGCTGCCCCTGCTCACAGCCCTTTTGCCGCA AGGTATGCAGAGTTAGGAATGTCCCCTACATCTGTCCAGTGCTTAATGCAAAG GCAGGCACTGGGCTCTGGGTATCTTGTCTCTGGGGAGCTGCAGTCTGACCCTGGGtactccagcagggggcagtatgGAGAAGACCTGCCTTCTTCTTCACGGCCacgaccagtagggggcagcGCAG gcgcgCAGTTGCATCAGCTGACGCAGGTGGGCTTGTCAAGTCGGATCAGCATGTACCCAGGAGTGGGGCGCAGTGTGTCTGGTCCCTCGGGATCCAGCTGGACCCAGTACCGCACAGATGAAGAGGTCTCCAGGCCCGGAGCCAACCGCGAGACT CAGATCCTGCCGTTTCCTGAGTATTCCTCATCTCCCGTGTTCCAGATGCCTCGGACGTCCCTGAGAGACTCTCCCACCCCCACGGCGGTCTACGCCGCCCCTGAAGAGTCGCCTCCACTCCCGCACTCCTCCGCCTCCCTCATCAAGGCCATCAGGGAGGAGCTCCAGAGACTGTCTCAGAAGCAGGCTGCCGTCGTGGCCAGCTACCACAGCTGA